In Streptomyces sp. ML-6, a single window of DNA contains:
- a CDS encoding tectonin domain-containing protein, whose product MADWVKVAGSLSAISAGSRTTVWGVNAASAIYHYTNYDGSPWINIPGGLSDIGAAADGTVWGVNSGNQIYRYTGDQSTTNWVGINGSLVRIDAGSRTNVWGVDSAGSIYRYTNHDANPWLKIPGSLSDIGAAADGTVWGVNSSNRVYRYTGDQDPSDPWADVNGSLKRIAVGSRTNVWGVDPAGSIYRYTNNDASGTNPWIKIPGTATDIAAGADGTAWHINNAGDIFRYTGDQPS is encoded by the coding sequence ATGGCGGACTGGGTGAAGGTCGCGGGAAGTCTCTCGGCCATCTCGGCGGGGTCCAGGACGACGGTGTGGGGTGTGAACGCGGCGAGCGCGATCTACCACTACACGAACTACGACGGAAGCCCCTGGATCAACATCCCGGGAGGCTTGAGTGACATCGGCGCGGCGGCGGACGGCACCGTCTGGGGCGTCAACAGCGGCAACCAGATCTACCGGTACACCGGAGACCAGAGCACGACGAACTGGGTGGGCATCAACGGCAGCCTGGTCCGCATCGACGCGGGCTCCCGGACCAACGTGTGGGGCGTCGACTCCGCCGGCAGCATCTACCGGTACACCAACCACGACGCCAACCCGTGGCTCAAGATCCCCGGCTCACTCAGCGACATCGGCGCTGCGGCGGACGGCACCGTCTGGGGGGTCAACAGCAGCAACCGGGTCTACCGGTACACCGGGGACCAAGACCCCTCCGACCCGTGGGCGGACGTCAACGGAAGTCTGAAGCGGATCGCGGTGGGCTCCCGGACCAACGTGTGGGGCGTCGACCCGGCCGGCAGTATCTACCGGTACACCAACAACGACGCCAGCGGAACCAACCCCTGGATCAAGATTCCCGGCACCGCCACCGACATCGCCGCCGGCGCCGACGGCACCGCCTGGCACATCAACAACGCAGGGGACATCTTCCGCTACACCGGCGACCAGCCCAGCTGA
- a CDS encoding IS5 family transposase, giving the protein MRRRRYPTDTTDAEWALIEPLLPIPACDTVVGGRPEKHPRREIVDAIRYVVDTGCKWRALPADFPPWRTVWGFMARWAAAGIVNLIRDHLTSRIRRELGKGPRAVATVIDSQSVKAAETVSRATRGYDAGKKINGRKRHVVVDTRGLPLMVMVTPASLSDRDAAKEILFRLRLTHPEITIVWADSAYAGKLVAWAKRRLNLTIKPVSRPKDTSGFIVLPRRWVVERSLAWMMHARRHARDYERLVQHSETLITWAAITLMTRRLTRTKQQQNRPC; this is encoded by the coding sequence ATGCGCCGCCGCCGCTATCCCACCGACACCACCGACGCTGAATGGGCCCTGATCGAACCACTGCTACCCATCCCGGCGTGCGACACCGTCGTCGGAGGGCGCCCAGAGAAGCATCCGAGGCGCGAGATCGTGGACGCGATCCGCTATGTCGTGGACACCGGCTGCAAGTGGAGGGCCCTGCCGGCGGACTTCCCGCCTTGGCGGACGGTCTGGGGGTTCATGGCCCGCTGGGCGGCCGCCGGGATCGTCAACCTGATCCGTGACCACCTGACCTCACGCATCCGCCGTGAGCTGGGCAAAGGGCCGAGAGCTGTCGCCACGGTCATCGACTCCCAGTCAGTGAAGGCCGCTGAGACCGTCTCCCGGGCGACACGTGGCTATGACGCGGGCAAGAAAATCAACGGCCGCAAACGGCACGTCGTGGTCGACACCCGCGGCCTCCCGCTGATGGTGATGGTCACCCCCGCCTCCCTCAGCGACCGCGACGCGGCCAAGGAAATTCTCTTCCGACTTCGCCTCACCCACCCGGAGATCACGATCGTCTGGGCGGATTCTGCCTACGCGGGCAAGCTCGTGGCCTGGGCGAAAAGGCGTCTCAACCTCACGATCAAGCCGGTCAGCCGCCCGAAGGACACCTCCGGATTCATCGTTCTGCCCCGACGCTGGGTCGTTGAAAGGTCGCTGGCCTGGATGATGCACGCCCGTCGCCACGCAAGGGACTACGAACGCCTCGTCCAGCACTCCGAAACTCTCATCACCTGGGCAGCGATCACCTTGATGACCAGGCGTCTCACCCGGACGAAACAGCAACAGAACCGGCCATGCTGA
- a CDS encoding DUF6225 family protein, whose protein sequence is MTEIFEHAPQIWNAAQLRDALKDLPDDAPIHIGVAEDPGDFDGYRGGVLVDAHRVENWWPATATEPERTETEKALTLFVDWEPGAYDRLD, encoded by the coding sequence ATGACTGAAATCTTCGAGCACGCCCCGCAGATCTGGAACGCCGCGCAACTCCGCGACGCCTTGAAGGACCTTCCCGACGACGCGCCCATCCACATCGGTGTCGCGGAAGATCCCGGCGACTTCGACGGGTACCGCGGGGGTGTTCTCGTGGACGCTCACCGGGTCGAGAATTGGTGGCCGGCCACCGCCACCGAACCGGAGCGCACCGAGACCGAGAAGGCGCTGACGTTGTTCGTCGACTGGGAGCCGGGCGCGTACGACCGCCTCGACTGA